AAAAATTGCATGTCGGATCATCTGATTCTCTTATTTATGAAACGATGGGAGAACCAGAATTACCTGTAGCAAGACTGAACAGAAAATCAAAAATATTTAGTCATCTATATGGCAATGTCAATATTTTATCTGTAAATAACACTGTAATAAGGATAGATATTGACATGCATGGTTTTAGAAAAAAGATGGTAATTCTTGGTAGAATAAATAGCTGGAAACTTAATGATTGGCTAAAGCTGGCTAAAATAAAAAATTGGAATGTAAATAAAATTTGTGATGTAGTTCGACTTGAAGGAAAAGGAATAGTTATTTGTTTATCACCGGATGGAAAAGTAGAGATGATTTCTCTTTCTTGAATAACTTTTAGCTCATGATGCTGGGGTTAATCTTATTATAATGGAATTGAAATTTAATAGTAATAGAATTTATTTTTGGGATCATGAGCTTGAAGTAGATGAAGGTGAAACACCTAATATAGACAATGTTTATTATATTAATCAGTCTTTTACCAAGTTTATAAATGATCTCTATCTCTATCTTTATAAGGAAGATGAAATTTAATTAAGCGCATAAATGATGAATATTTATTTGTCTGAATTAAAGTGAATATAGATTAACGTTCTTGTTAAAACGTTATTTAATCATATTTTATATTAATGATTATTAGTATGTTGTTTATAAAATCTGGTGTATATAATTTGCTTCGTTGGATTACTAATTTGTCTGATTTGGTTTAGCACTTTTGGTTTATATTTAACACTTTAATAAATAAGTAGTTTATGAACAGCCTGTTTTATCAACCCTAATTAGAAATATTACTAAACACCATCTGACCGAAATATGTTTTGAATAGTAGAACCATAGCATATATTATGGCAACGTCTATGATGTACTCGAACGACAGATTGAAAAACACCGACTGGATCGGGACGGCAAGCCAAGCCATACCATACCATTCCATACAATCGTACCACCCGTTTCTCATCCTAATCCTTCTATTGGTATAGTTTTGGTTCAATAATTTCAGCAATGATGTAATAATAAAAAAATAAAAAAAACATCGAGTTAGTATCTAAAATGTGATTGAAAATAAGATCTGTAAAATGTTAGGATTATTAAATGTCAAAAATAAACGAATTATGGAATAAAAAAAATTACCAATTAGAAATGGTATTTATTTTGCAAACGGAGAATCTTTTTCATTTCTGGCAAAATTTTATCCCGATATTGTTATAAAAAAAGGAAAATCATTTAGTCTTGTTGATTTTTTAAATAAAAATCCTGATTGTATAACTGATATAGATATTTTTGAGAAAATTAAAATATCAACGGGTGGGGCATGCTTATTAGGAGAAGGTAGCCATGGATCTGAAGGTTTTATTGCATATATCACATCTGATGAAAAGCTAAATTGGGTAATATATTTTGAAGAATCCAATCCTTTTATAAATGCAGTAGAATTACCAGATACATTTCTTAAAGTAGAATCTAGTGCTAACTATACAATAATCTTAGATTTAAAAGATCCTATTAATATTGTTTCAATAAATAAAATTGAAGTATAATTTTATTTTAGAATATAAATTATTTCAAAGAATTATTTAAAACATTTAAATATATATGATAGTGCATATATCTATTACGATAAGGAATGGCATTTATGTAATGTCAAGTTAATTGCTATTAGATATACACCCGGTCGTATAGTCGATTACAGGAGGAACCTGCTACGATATATATTAAAGTCTTGTGGATTCATAAAAATAAAGATGAACCAATTGAATTATATAGCGAGTTAGATGAAGATCGTTATGAGACGAAGAAAGTGGAGATTTTTATAGATGATACAGCAGGTTATGCGGAAGAAAAGCAGTCAAATGGAGAAACATTATTAGGTAAATGTCCAATACCATCTTTAGAAGATATTAATTCAAACCCAGAATTTAAAGCGAAGAGTATAACAAAAGAAGAGTTTTTTGCCATATGGAATAAATATGTTCCATTTCAAAAATAAAGCAAAGCGATTACTCCATACACTTTTTGATTATTTGAACGTATTAAGAAAAAATATTGATCGCCTTATCGAGCGACAAAGCTATTTGAGATTCATTTAGTATTCTTATTGTCTGCAAGCAGGATCAGATATCCGTCAGAAATCTTCATCATAACAATTATCCAAGTATCAAATTCCACCTCAGCGAGCAGCCGCCTTTAAGATGGCGGCTGGAGTGTTGTAAATAATATGTGGTCATGCCTCTTTTACTGTTTTTGTGACCAATGCTGACATAACTAACCTGATCGGCATGCCGAGGAGCTGACGGATGAAGCTGGTGAAATCATCTGAGTATACTCATACCAGCTATGGAGCAAACCGATACAGGAAATTGCCTATAGAAAGATACAATAGACCCTGAGGATCAAAGACAGTATTTAGACAGAGAAACCGGGCTGCACTACAATACTTTCAGGTACTATGATCCGGATACAGGCCGCTTTACCCAGCCTGATCCGATTGGATTAGCCTGCGGATACAATCTTTATCAGTATGCACCCAATGCGCTAATTTGGGTATATCCATATGGTTTAATTTGTATTATAAATTCAAATTAATGTGTTACGGGCAATAAATCAAAGTCGAGAGCACCTTGAATTGACGGGTACAATTTAAATCCTGGACAAAAATCAGATTTATATTTAGACAAAAATGGATTAACTATACCAAATCAATGCGGTGCTTTAACATTTAAAACTCCAGAGCAATCACCATTAACTGGAAATTACCACAAACTCCCAGAAGGAACTACTTCACCTAATGGGTTAGCTGACAAATTTGATGCTCAAGATGTAGGTTGAACAATGTCAACTGGTCATGCAACAATATATCCCACTAAACCAATGAAGCCTCAAACTTTGGTTAAATTTTATAATTCCTTACCTTGGGAACATATTGGAAAAAATAAAATGTTTAAATCAAATCAAATGCAAATTCTTTTTGATGAATGTATAAAATTACAAGATAACTTATTAGATAATATATTTTTATTATCGAAATGTCCTAATCTAGTAACATTAATAGAAAAAAATTTAATAGGTGATATAAATGCATCTTTATTATATATTATCAAACAATTACCAGAAGAAATAAAAATTAGTTTACTACCAAATATTATAGAAATAATGAAAAACTTAGATGGAAAAACTAAGTTATGTCAAGATATCATTTTATCTATGAATAGAGAGTGGTTAAAAAAAAATATTTGGTCATATTCTAAATATGTCTTCGATGATCAAGATTATCAAAGCTTTGGAATATTTATGTATGTATTTATTTAATTCTATAAGCGATGAGTTATCCCAAAAGCTTGCTATTCTAGCTTTAGAAAGTGATGATGAAGATGTTCGTGAGATAGGACAGATTTATTTCGATTTATCATCTAAAATATAATATTAATTAAGAATCGGATATCTCCCTTTTCTAATTGACAAAATTAATTAAATTGTAAATAGAGTAAGCTTCTAACTGTATGAAACAGGTACAGGAAAACAGACATATCCCGACCCAATAAAAATCTGGGTTATCAGGGACAATATTTAGACAGAGAAACTGGTTTACATTACAATACGTTCAGGTATTATGATCCGGATATAGGTAGATTTACCCAGCCAGACCCGATTGGGCTGCTGGGTGGCTTGAATCTGTATCAGTATGCGCCTAATGGGTTGACTTGGGTCGATCCGTGGGGATGGAGTTGTGGTGTTGTAAAACCCCGAAAAGCGTCTCAATTGCCTGTAACAAAACTAGGAACAAAAGCATGGCAAAAAGCAGTAGAAAAATTAAGGATGGCTAGAGGACATGCAACTGATAATGATGGCAATAACATTCACAATATACGTGTTCCAAATCAGCGCGATGCTCGACAGCTAATTGAAGAGGCTTTTGGTAAAGGCTTTCCACATAATAAACCTCAAACCAAAACTGGAAACCGTGGCTATGAATATCATAGACCTCCAGAATCTACAGTCCCATTTGATAATGATCTTCAACACATAAAATGGTATGACTGGCAGACTAAACAAGGGGCAGACGGACATGTATTTTATGATATATGGAATTAATTTATGGACCTATTATTTTCGACATATACTCATTTTTTTGGTACAAACATTGAGCACGATAAAGCAATAGAAATTAGAAAAGTTATTATTCATACTTTCAGAAAACCTTTTATTAAAAAAGATATGAAGACTCATGGTCCTTTATGGAATCAATATATAGCGCCCAAAGGAGCGATTGATATTACTAATCTTGATACAGATAAAAATATACAGGGTTATGTATTAGTCGATGGAAAAGGAAAAAATATGTACTTATTTTTATCTTCTTTGAAAAATTTTTTATCATATCTAGAAAATAGAAATGATGGTTTATTTCCTGCTATCTATTTTGTTAATAAAGATTTTACCTTTTGTCTTGGAGAAAATGGCGAAAGAGGGACAATGCAACCTATTTATGTTTATAAAGGGGTAAAAATCTAATAAAAGCGGTGATTTTATTATTAAATACGATGAAAATGGAATATAAGTTTTATTAATAGATGAGTTAATTGCGGATATGGCTAGAAGAGATCGATGTCTATAACTAGTTATATATCAATTATATGTTTTTTGAATAAAATAAAGAAATTCTTATAGGTAAACAAGATATTTTAGAAATATGCTTTTATTTTTTACTTTAACATCTCAGGGATATTATGATTTTATGAATTATACTATATATTATATTAATAATATATCATATAGTTATAGCTTTATAATGATTCGACTCTTAGAGCATATAGAAAAAAATTTGAAGAGAGAAAACTTGAATTAAATAATATACCATATAAATTAGCAAGTAGCATTGCTGAGTAGATATAGAGCTATACCAACTTTACCTGCTATAAATATACTTACATCAGCAAAATACTCTGGGAATGTAGCTTTCAATTATAGGAAAGCGGATTCATGAAATCGAACACGAACCCATAGAGCAAAACCTCAGATATCAGGGACAATATTTAGACAGAGAAACCGGCTTACATTACAATACTTTCAGGTACTATGATCCGGATATAGGTAGATTTACTCAGCCAGACCCGATTGGGTTGCTGGGTGGCTTGAATCTGTATCAGTATGCGCCTAATGGGTTTACTTGGATTGATCCACTTGGTTTGAGCTGTAGTTTTGATAGTAAGTCGAATCGTTGGCGTAATAATGAAACAGGACGTTTTAACAAACGTCCGACTGATCCGTCAGAATTAGTTCATAATGGTCAGATTAAATATAATGACGTTACTAAATGGGCTAACCAAGGTGGTATTTCTAATCAGTGGATGTCTTCATCACAATTCCCATCAGGAGGTTTTAAATATCAAACAAACTCCAATGGAATTACATATTCAGTACATGGACATGGTACAAACCCTAATGCTGTAGCTAGATATCCGAGTTCAAATGCTGCAAAAGGCCCCACAGCTTCAATTACGACACGTCCTACTGGTGGGGCTCATTCGGCACAAACCAATACATTATCTAATGGAACAAAAGTGAATAGTAGAGGAAGAGATGATGTGCAAATGAACCAGTCACATATTCCATTAATAAATTCTCCATTTTAATTTTTAGGTAAATAGCAATGATTCGAAAAATATTAAATGACATAAAAAATGGCCCAACCATTTTAACACTATCTCAAATAATAGATATAATAAAGTCTCTTCAATTACTTAAAGTTGAGGAAATATTAAAAAATGACAAAGATTTTTTGGAAATATTAGATTTATTAGTTGAGTCTTATTCTGATTCTGCAATATTTGAAGTTAATAATAATAATAAATTTTTTTTAGAAAAATTTAGTGATTGGCTACTTAAATTAGGAAAAAAATATCCAATTGGTAGAAATAAAGATGATTTAAGCTCATATTCAGATATTTTTTTAAAAGAAATGTAAAATAAAAGCAGAAGTGATACTAAAAATCTTCTTGATATTTTTAAATTTATTTTTTTACATATTTTCTAGACCGAAGAGGGACAGAAGAATACAACTACAACCTGATTCGCTGTAACCAGCTCCTGCATTTCAGAGGGCACCACTACAGCTACGACGAGCACGGCAGAACTCAGACCAAACAGACCATCGGCGCAACCCAGCACTATCATTACGATGCCGAACACCGTCTGAGCGAAGTACGCATCGAACAACTCAACAAAACCGAACGATACCGCTACCTCTATGACGCCCTTGGCCGGCGTATTGAAAAACATCAAATAGACCGCGAAGGCAAACCTTACAACCGTACCCGCTTCCTGTGGGACGGGTTAAGAATGATTCAGGAAACCGGCTCGAATCAGCCCACCAGCCTGTATATCTATACAGATCAGAACAGCTACGAACCACTGGCGCGGATAGACACAGACGACAACCAAGAACAACATATCCGCTACTTCCACACCGACCTGAATGGCTGTCCGGAAGAACTTACCGATGCAAACGGTAAAATACTGTGGGAATGTAGCTTTCAGTTATGGGGAAAGCGGATTCATGAAATCGAACACGAACCCATAGAGCAAAACCTCAGATATCAGAGACAATATTTAGACAAAGAAACCGGCTTACATTACAATACGTTCAGGTATTATGATCCGGATATAGGTAGATTTACTCAGCCAGACACGATTGGGTTGCTGGGCGGTTTGAATCTGTATCAGTATGCGCCTAATGGGTTAACTTGGATTGATCCGCTAGGACTTGCAGCACTTTATGATATAGGTACATATGGCAGCTTAAATGGAACAAAACATGTAGGTGATAACCTACAAGCCCATGAACTTATTCGCCATGAATATCTGAAACAATTAGGTCTGGCTGATAAAGCACGATTGTCTTCGAATCCTTCGATTGCGCTAGATCTTGATCATCATACTAGAAGTCCTTCTAAAGATTTACGAGGAATTGGAGGAGTACATTACCATGAAGCACAAATTAGGGCAGAGAAAGGATTAGGTCGTAATCAATTCGCGTCAACAATCAAAGAAGAATTGGATATAACAACTGAAGCTCTGAGAAGAGCTGGTGTTCCTGAAGAGAAAATTGGTATACTGAGAAAAAAATCAGAGAGATTTTATAAAAAAATTAGCAAATGTTAATGGAGATATCATGCAACAAGTATATGAACTTATACCTTCATCAAATGAAAATAGTGGTATCAAATTTGGTGGAGGAGCATTTATTGATGGCCAGTGGCCCCAAAATCCATTAGGTGAAAATTTAACATTATTATTCACAATTGATAATGATAAATTATCTGACTTTATTAGTGGAATTAATCTTCCTAAAGCTAAATATATTTCCGTATTTTCAACATATAATGAAAATAGATATTTCTTGGACGATATTGTTTATTCCGGTGATGATGCAGAACTTGATCACTTAAAATCAGGATTTACAAGAGTAACGCTAACAGACATATCAAAGCTATGCGAAAATAGTAATAACCTTGTTCCTCAATATCTTGAATTAAAAAAAACACAATTAGAGAATAGTGATTATCCAACATTTTCTTTTTTGTCAAATAAAATACCCAATGGAATTGTTGCTTGTGAAAAATTAATGCATGAATATGATTTTATTGGTCAATTATATTCATCAGATATTCCAGTTCATGATGGTGGAGCATTATTTTTATCTGATGCTATTGGGTATTTATTTTTAAAAAAGAAAATTGATGATTTTAATAATGCGGGTCTTTTTTTTGCTCAAACGGCATAATTATTTTAACATAACTATCTAACTGCACCGCGAAGTATCACGCACTCAGGGACGCCTGAACACCCAGTTCAAATACGACCGCAACAGCCGGCTGCAACTCAAACAGATACAGCGCAATCAGAATCCCATCCTGCCTAATATCCTGCTCGAACGCAGCTACCAGTACGACAACCTCGACCGATTGGTAAGCAAAAAACACAGCAAACACGGCCAGACCGATTACCGCTATGATCACACCGGCAGAATCGAAGGCTGCCGTAATCAGAGATACTGGGAAACCCTGCAATATGATGCCGCTGCCAACCTGCTGGACAGCAAATACAGAGAAGACTACAGCAACTACAACCTGATTCGCTGTAACCAGCTCCTGCATTTCAGAGGGCACCACTACCGCTACGACGAGCACGGCAGAACTCAGACCAAACAGACCATCGGCACAACCCAGCACTACCACTACGATGCTGAACACCGCCTGAGCGAAGTACGCATCGAACAAACAGGCCGCAGCCAGCGTTACGGCTACGTCTACGATGCCCTCGGCCGGCGGATTGAAAAACACCGGCTGGACCGTGACGGCAAGCCATGCAACCGCACCAACTCCTGTGGGACGGGCTGCAGATGGTTCAGGAAAGCAGTGCAGACAAACGGCAGAGCCTGTATCTGTATACTGACGAAGGCAGCTATGAACCGCTGGCACGGATAGACAGAAACGGTAATCAGGAACAACACATCTACTACTTCCATACCGACCTGAACGGCATGCCGGAGGAACTGACAGATGCAAACGGTAAAATACAGTGGGAATGTAGCTTTCAGTTATGGGGAAAGCGGATTCATGAAATCGAACACGAACCCATAGAGCAAAACCTCAGATATCAGGGACAATATTTAGACAGAGAAACCGGCTTACATTACAATACTTTCAGGTACTATGATCCGGATATAGGTAGATTTACTCAGCCAGACCCGATTGGGTTGCTGGGTGGGTTTAATCTGTATCAGTATGCACCTAATGGGTTGACTTGGGTCGATCCGTGGGGTTGGAGTTGTACTCCCAATAAAATTAATTTAACGAAAGCTGGTGTCAAACATGTAAAACATAGACATGTTGGAAATAAAATTGGTTGGGAGCATAAAAGTAAATGGACTTTGAATAATGCTGAAATGAAAAGTACTGTAAGAAATGTTTTTAGGAAACCAGATAGAATAATCAAAGATGGTGACCGATTTATATATGAAAAAACAATGCCTAATAAAATAGTAGGCGTCACTCCCGAAGGTACCAACTTAAATAAAGCTAGAGTTGTAGTGGAGTCTAATGGTGATTTAGTTACTGCCTTTCCACAAGAAGTATTTAAAGATATGAAAGTAACAGATATTTTAATTTTTTCAAAGCAGAGGTAATTATGGGATTGGATATATTAGTAATTTTTGAGAATGGAGATAATAATAATTTTGTTATGAGTGAAGAACTACATTCTGAAATATTTAGCTCATCAACCCGCTGGAGTAGTTTTAAAGAGTTAAAAAAAATAAAAGATTACTATAAAGTAGATATTAATTTTAATTCTAAGTGTTCCAATAGCTTTTTGTCTGAATTGGTTGAAATTAGAGAAAGGATTAAAACTAAGAGGAATGAACTTGATAAATTAATAATTAATCTAGATAAAAGGAAAATAAAGAAATTAAGGATAACTGGAGATTAAAATTCATTAAATGTGTTCAACATTATAAATAATTTTGCAGCATTATGCGATTTATACAGGTGCTGAAAAAGTGTACTTGACCAGAGTATGGAAAACATCAGATAGACCGCGACGGCCAACCCTACAACCGTACCCG
The sequence above is drawn from the Gilliamella apicola genome and encodes:
- a CDS encoding RHS repeat domain-containing protein; this encodes MIQETGSNQPTSLYIYTDQNSYEPLARIDTDDNQEQHIRYFHTDLNGCPEELTDANGKILWECSFQLWGKRIHEIEHEPIEQNLRYQRQYLDKETGLHYNTFRYYDPDIGRFTQPDTIGLLGGLNLYQYAPNGLTWIDPLGLAALYDIGTYGSLNGTKHVGDNLQAHELIRHEYLKQLGLADKARLSSNPSIALDLDHHTRSPSKDLRGIGGVHYHEAQIRAEKGLGRNQFASTIKEELDITTEALRRAGVPEEKIGILRKKSERFYKKISKC
- a CDS encoding DUF6881 domain-containing protein, coding for MWIHKNKDEPIELYSELDEDRYETKKVEIFIDDTAGYAEEKQSNGETLLGKCPIPSLEDINSNPEFKAKSITKEEFFAIWNKYVPFQK
- a CDS encoding RHS repeat domain-containing protein, with the protein product MPEELTDANGKIQWECSFQLWGKRIHEIEHEPIEQNLRYQGQYLDRETGLHYNTFRYYDPDIGRFTQPDPIGLLGGFNLYQYAPNGLTWVDPWGWSCTPNKINLTKAGVKHVKHRHVGNKIGWEHKSKWTLNNAEMKSTVRNVFRKPDRIIKDGDRFIYEKTMPNKIVGVTPEGTNLNKARVVVESNGDLVTAFPQEVFKDMKVTDILIFSKQR